The DNA segment TCCTTCTCATGCTCTTCAACTACACAGGGAAAAGTAAACCAATGAGCACTGCCTTTAGATTCATAACAGATTGGCTCAACTGAAGTATGGTCTTGGTGGAATGTGACTGGATCATAATAATAACCTTTGAAAGCACTTtgtctgaaaataatttcctctttaTTGCCTGATAAGTTTTTGCAAATACAGTAACTAACATAGTTCCTGTCTAAAAAGTTAAGTTCactttatttaaatattgcTCCTCATCCCCCAGAAAGCTCAGATTTACAGTTAATCATGAAAACTTTACTTTTCAGAGTTTCTGATGTGTATCTTCTTTGTTTTCCACAGAGACTAATAGACAAGTCCCGAGTAACCTGTGTAAAATGGGTACCAGGTTCGGAAAGCCTTTTCCTTGTAGCTCATTCCAGTGGCAATATGTACTTGTATAACGTGGAGCACACTTGTGGTACCACAGCCCCGCACTACCAGCTACTTAAACAAGGAGAGAGTTTTGCAGTGCATACTTGCAAGAGTAAATCCACAAGAAACCCTCTGCTTAAATGGACAGTAGGTGAGGGTGCCCTGAATGAATTTGCCTTTTCCCCCGATGGGAAGTTCTTGGCGTGCGTGAGCCAGGATGGTTTTCTTCGCGTGTTTAACTTTGATTCAGTGGAATTGCATGGTACAATGAAAAGCTACTTTGGAGGactgctgtgtgtgtgttggaGCCCTGATGGGAAATACATAGTGACAGGCGGAGAGGATGACTTGGTGACAGTTTGGTCTTTCGTGGACTGTCGAGTTATAGCGAGAGGCCACGGACATAAATCGTGGGTCAGTGTCGTTGCGTTTGATCCGTACACCACTAGTGTAGAAGAGAGTGACCCGATGGAATTTAGCGGAAGTGATGAGGATTTCCAAGACCTTCATTTTGGCAGAGATCGAGCAAATAGCACGCAATCTAGACTATCCAAAAGGAACTCTACAGACAGTCGTCCAGTAAGTGTTACGTATAGATTTGGTTCAGTAGGCCAGGACACACAGCTCTGTTTGTGGGATCTTACAGAAGATATCCTCTTCCCCCACCAACCTCTCTCAAGAGCAAGGACACATACAAATGTCATGAATGCCACAAGTCCACCTGCAGGAAGTGGTGGAACTAACCCAGGAAGTAATGGAAACAGTATCACAACACCTGGAAACTCTGTACCCCCTCCTCTTCCACGGTCAAACAGCCTTCCACACTCTGCAGTCTCAAATGCTGGCAGTAAAAGCAGTGTCATGGATGGTGCCATTGCTTCTGGCGTTAGTAAATTTGCAACCTTGTCGCTACACGATCGGAAGGAAAGACACCATGAGAAAGATCACAAGAGAAACCATAGCATGGGACATATATCTAGCAAGAGCAGTGACAAACTGAACCTAGTTACTAAAACCAAAACGGACCCAGCTAAAACTTTGGGAACACCTCTCTGTCCCCGAATGGAAGATGTTCCCTTGTTAGAGCCTCTTATCTGTAAAAAGATAGCACATGAAAGACTGACTGTGTTAATTTTTCTTGAAGACTGTATAGTCACTGCTTGTCAGGAGGGATTTATTTGCACATGGGCAAGGCCTGGTAAAGTGGTAAGTTTTAATCCTTAATGCTGCATCAAAGAGCTAGAACTCTGAATAGATAGTTTTCTTGAAATATAATGAATgttgaatataaaatttctttatgcttaatgtaaaaaaaaatatcctcagAGCCATACTTTTGGATACTGCATGCCATATTTCTGAATGATTTGAAGTGTCTTGGATACAATTATTAAATATAGTTGCCTTccagcagaagaaataaatactgTGCATCTAAACTATTGATCAGTGTTCTTATACTTAAGCATAACCACAATATGGTGAAAGCTATTTATGTAAAATTGAAGTAAAACATGTCAAACACTAAAATAATCATAATCCTTCTAATGTTTTCTAAAAGATAAGCACTCCCAATGAGAGTAGCTTatgaaaagctgctgcttctAAGTCTAATGAGAAACGTGAGCCTCTGAAAAAAGTGAAGACCAAAGTGTTTTATTCCTCCATACTTTTCTGTGGTGGCCTGCCATTAATGTGAAACCACTTCTTATTAAAACATCAGCCATTTTATGCACAGATTTGTGAGCCCTGTACTGACTGTAGTTTATACTCTTAAATTGTGAATCAGTATTATCAAGGAACTCTAATTATAGCCAGGTTTTGATTTATGTATTTAAGTTAGGAAAAGTCCTGCAAGCTTTCTCTCAGTAGTTTCAGTGTTCTGTTCCTGTCAGGTTTGTTAAGGCAGTTCAACCACTGCAAGCTCGTGTTTTTGATGGCACCTGTTCCATCAGCTGAACCTACATTAGTCTATTACTAGTTTTCACTCTTGTTGTTGATGCACTTGAACACctatagtattttatttttcttctgtccaATGTATAGATAGCTGAATTTTGACTGAAGCTAAATGTGGTGATTCTTACATTAAAAAGTACTTTGTGCTACAATAGCTCTGCTTGCCAGCAACAGTTCAAAGGAATACAGctatgaaaacattttcagagtTGATCTGAGAAAAAGGACCATTATTTTTGTCAAAATTTCTGAAAAGGGATGTAGATTATCACCTGAAGTAAGACAAATGGTCTGGTAATACCTGAATAATGCCATGTTGAGCAGCGTAATGCAAATCTGTCATTTGTTAGATTTTAACCATTTGGTTCATAAATCTGACTTTTGAAGTAGAGGTACTGTATATATTTAGATACCACATCTTCATTACTATAAACTTGTAAGTAAAActcagttttttttcttaaaattgttTGTATAATGTAGGCTTCTTTGAGATCTTACCAAATTTGTCACAACATATATATGAGTTAAAATCAGTGTCTGTTCTGTAACTTAATGCATATTTAAAGGTTGAATCTAAAACTTAAAATTGAAAACTCCTTTATGGGAGAAGGGAGGAGCTTGTTATCTAAAAGTATTTCTTTGCCTGAGAACCACAAATCcagcattaatttaaaaaaaaataaaccactcCCTTAAAAcactaaattatttaaaatgttagcTCAAAATGAAAGTATTAAAGCAATTATACTTCCGTGACTCAGTGCACTTCACATCATACTAATTACAGCAGTGCCTCAGATTGCTATTGTGAGCtacattttctttgtgttctAAAACTCCTTTGAACACTATTAAACACTACACtgtcacatttatttttcagtggctGAGGTGGGTTTTGTTAGACTGAGTAtaacttaaatatttttgtgtattgACTTTGATTTGGAATATgacatttcaaatatttcagagaTAAAGTATGCAGTACCAAAAATCAGGATTTATGTATTGGCCAATATGGAAAACTTTAACTACAGGTAAGTAATTTTCATGCTGAAGTTATCACtttcaaaattaatatattGCACACTGATGTAAATGCCATATTCTTTAGGATGTATTTACTTAGAAATttacaaattaatttgtttttctgatttcaCTTGCATTTCTAGTGAGCTCACTCTGCTggtaaaattaaattttggtGGCATGTTTACAGGGCTTTATTAGGAAAATACTTGTGCCAGAAGGACGTTATGAGCATCCTTTTTGTTTATAGGAAAgcacttaattttatttaatgagaATTGTCAAAGTATAAAACACTCATGGTGATGTCTTTCTTACTGGGTTATATACCATCATTTCTGTTCCACCAACTGTTTTATCCTAGGATGTCCCATTACTCTGGGGTTTGAAGTTGCTATTTCTAGTCTTCCTTTGACATATGGCTCCCCAAGTGATCTTAAAGCTCTGTCACTTTTTTGTCTGCCAACTCTATAGACTGAAAGCCTCTGAatcttgctgctgcttccatCATTGCCTCAGAAGGCCTTCATTAATTTGATGCCACTGCTAGCCTAAAGAAAGAATTGgatggaaaagcaaaggaggCTTGCAGTGTCTAATGTGATTTCCATTGAGCCAGTGCTACCTCTCCCTCTCATTTCCAACAGCCATCAAAATGTGTGCTGAATAATTTGACAGTGTATGacaaattctgtttatttttctggttgggcttgtgctgccctgagtggAAAATAAATCCAGAAGTGTCCCTTCAGCCATGATCCCTGTGATAGTTGATAGTCTGTACAGTGCTGACATTGTCCTGACTGTTTATAAACTTTCCAAATTACTGCTTCGGTGTGTACAAAATCATACCTTGAGCTTCCTCACGGGATGTACCGTTCTTGCATTGCACTtcagaactgctctgccagctcccagtCAGTGAAGTGAAGTGAATGGCAAAATTCAATTAGAAACAAGTTGGATGAGGCTCAGGGTTCATTAGTTccaatttttaattctttttttattttcttttttttgtgagCTGGTTTCTGTGAAAGAAGGTTCAGGACGGTCAGAAAAATAGGTTGCCTTAATGAGAGTATGAGCTTTTCTTCTCAACATGGTGACAATTAGCTGTTGTCTGTCAcccctttctttcccaggcCCTGATGGGAAACCTTAACCGGATTACAGAACTGATGGATTAATCTCAAAATATAGAAACAGAATTTGGAAGGAACAAAAGTAACTTTATTGTGCTATCTTTATAGTTACGTCAAACTGAATTACAGGATCTGtagaagtaattaaaaaaaccccaacaaaagcaacccacaaaaccccaaagtGGTACTTGGATATGCAAAATAACTTTTCTCTGAACTCAGTGGTCAGAGTAGCTACTTATGTGATTTCTGTGTTGACTTCAGAACTGACTGTTCTGTACAGCGGCTCCATTTTAAGTGAGTGAAAGTTGCCGGTGAGTTCCCTGTGTCAGAAAGCTCAAGGTAAGATTGGCCAGAAGCACCCCCAGGTGAAATGGCAGTGTATAACCTAGCAAGAGAAACATCCTACCACTTTGTAAAACAAATGCACgtggaatttatttatttgacttACTGTACAGGAAAACTTAGACTTAAATTATAACATCCTTGAATTTTCTAGTTAACTACAATTGTAGTACAGTATCATGTTTTAGTATGACTTCTGTTTTAGTGAAAGTACTTAAACATTCATGTACTATATTTGAGTGAGACAAGCAGCTATACATACTAATTCTTCCTCAGTGGAAAGGAGCATTTCATCATTACAATTGAAGTTCAATTGCTGGTATTTAAGTACTATCAAATAGATTTCTTTCAACGTGATACGGTATCTGTATAAACTTCAGGGATGATTATAGTTAAACTGAAACACAGCTATACAACTTCAGGTTACCATGCTAAAATTTGAAGCTTTCTGTAATGTGCATAGTAGCAAAGTTGCACATGGCATACCCACATTATCAGGGTGAATTGAACCTAGAGTACACTGGTGTGATATTTATAGCAAGgtatgtgtgtgtgcgtgtgtgagGAGGTGTGACAAGTGGCTCCAGTAAAGCCAGGAGAGATCATAACCCTGTAAAGGCTTTATGATGAGGATTTCTGGATTAGGAAATAACATGACTTTTACTAAACACTTTCTAGAAAACCCATGTTCTGAATTATCACCTCTTAAAATTTGAGTATGTACTTGGAATGACTGTATATGTCTGCCCCTTTAACAATATAAAACtactaaattaatatttaaaatgctgGCCTGCTTATGTTACAATAATAAAATTTGTGTCAGTTAATTTACTGTCAATTTACATGTAAAgattaaactattttttctgcattttatgattctgtatACTGGAGTTTGTTAAAGATTGACATGTTAGGTGATACTGTACAAAATTGTATTGACTACCTTTAGTGAAAATCAAAAGTAAAATTCATATGTATTTCCTTTTTACACTTCCATCTAATTTCTTGACAACATGAATAAATTTCATAGAGCCTTTCTAACATGAACTATTGTTAATTTAACTGTTGCAATAATTAAGCTTTAAGAAGTATTGTTggtatatttataattttaagaaGATCATGTTTGTTTCATACTGCTTATTTTTAGCTGTTCTATTGTCACTGTTACAGCTGAAGAACTTTACTAAATACTTGACATTACAAAATAACTTGCTGGGGTTGTCCTCTGTATACTGatgttaaataaaaatgtgtgaTTGAACTGTAAATGTAGATAACTTTCAATAGTCCTTTCCACATTTGAGTTTTAATTTATCTTGCAGTGCTTAGGTGGTCTTGTGCTCTCACACTGTGCTGAACAAATGGCCACAATGAAACTGTTAATGTGCCATGCTTTAAAGTGAGAAGTTGATCACATCTGTAACCTGTTCTGAGAAAATGTTCCAATTTGTCTCAAGACTATGCAGATGTTTTGATGTTTAAAGCTTGCTGATAAGGTCATGACTCAAGGTAGCTATTTTTTTTAGGACTAGAGTAACATTAAACAGAATACTTACCAAACCACTTTTCAAACTTGTTTAAACTCAGATTCAGCAGAACACAGACATGGCTGTATCTAGATTCTCTCTGCACACCTGTCCGGtaggagctggggcagagtgtCGTCATTCCTTCTAGGACTCTACAGGAGCTCTTTCCTCTGTGGACTCTGGTGCAGGGTATGTTCTTTATTCCAGCTTTAGATCTTGGTGTTTACCTAATGATTGCTGAATTTACAGCCCTGAGGATATGGCTCATAGAGATGATTCAAGCATTTTCTGTCTAGAAGAAAATAGTCTAGAATGAAACTCATCTAAACTAAAATAAACTAGTCTAAAACTTTGGCTGCAAAATTTCTGGGAGCAAATATAGGTGAAGACTTCAGATGTTGTCCTTCCTTTTGAGGGGTTAGGCGTTATCTCACCTTTGCAGTGGTGATTCTTTGTTAACaaagaaaagccaaacaaatGCTATCTACTGAGGTGTTTCAGAGGCATTTTTGAGGCACTTCAGCGTGAAAGTGAGTTACTTTGGGTCCAGTCTGACAGGGAGGACTCTTGTTTGTCTCTTATGCAAACATATTCTGTAGACTAACGCTGAGGCAATCATCTTATATAAACTTGAGAACTTTGTGGTACTTCAAAGGTATTGATTGGCCATTGTGACAATCTATACATACAACATAGATGCGTATTTAAGAACAGGGGCtagtgaaaggaaaaatgaaacgTGCTTGAATGCTTCTGGAACATCCAGTTATATCCAATCATGCAGGAACTGGTTGGTCAAACCAGTTTTGCCATAGTCAGTGTGAGCCTGAAACAAAACCCAGCTTCCACAGGTTTTGTGGTCAGAGAAGGTATTTGGCAAAGTATGTCTTGAAACATGAAAGTGTCATTTTACTTGCCTTTAATAATGTTGCACAAACTTCTCAAGGAAATAACTTTTAGGATCATattattttctgggttttgaagCTGGATTTTAGGTAGGTGCTGCTCAACCATATCAAACCCATCTGGCTCCTTTCTTCTGCTAAGACTACAGTCACTTTACAGCTAACTCACACGGAGTTGCC comes from the Taeniopygia guttata chromosome 5, bTaeGut7.mat, whole genome shotgun sequence genome and includes:
- the WDR20 gene encoding WD repeat-containing protein 20 isoform X4; amino-acid sequence: MYLYNVEHTCGTTAPHYQLLKQGESFAVHTCKSKSTRNPLLKWTVGEGALNEFAFSPDGKFLACVSQDGFLRVFNFDSVELHGTMKSYFGGLLCVCWSPDGKYIVTGGEDDLVTVWSFVDCRVIARGHGHKSWVSVVAFDPYTTSVEESDPMEFSGSDEDFQDLHFGRDRANSTQSRLSKRNSTDSRPVSVTYRFGSVGQDTQLCLWDLTEDILFPHQPLSRARTHTNVMNATSPPAGSGGTNPGSNGNSITTPGNSVPPPLPRSNSLPHSAVSNAGSKSSVMDGAIASGVSKFATLSLHDRKERHHEKDHKRNHSMGHISSKSSDKLNLVTKTKTDPAKTLGTPLCPRMEDVPLLEPLICKKIAHERLTVLIFLEDCIVTACQEGFICTWARPGKVIQQNTDMAVSRFSLHTCPVGAGAECRHSF
- the WDR20 gene encoding WD repeat-containing protein 20 isoform X3, coding for MAAEGGGKEMNEIKTQFTTREGLYKLLSHSEYSRPNRVPFNSQGSNPVRVSFVNVNDQSGNGDRLCFNVGRELYFYIYKGVRKAADLSKPIDKRIYKGTQPTCHDFNHLTATAESVSLLVGFSAGQVQLIDPIKKETSKLFNEERLIDKSRVTCVKWVPGSESLFLVAHSSGNMYLYNVEHTCGTTAPHYQLLKQGESFAVHTCKSKSTRNPLLKWTVGEGALNEFAFSPDGKFLACVSQDGFLRVFNFDSVELHGTMKSYFGGLLCVCWSPDGKYIVTGGEDDLVTVWSFVDCRVIARGHGHKSWVSVVAFDPYTTSVEESDPMEFSGSDEDFQDLHFGRDRANSTQSRLSKRNSTDSRPVSVTYRFGSVGQDTQLCLWDLTEDILFPHQPLSRARTHTNVMNATSPPAGSGGTNPGSNGNSITTPGNSVPPPLPRSNSLPHSAVSNAGSKSSVMDGAIASGVSKFATLSLHDRKERHHEKDHKRNHSMGHISSKSSDKLNLVTKTKTDPAKTLGTPLCPRMEDVPLLEPLICKKIAHERLTVLIFLEDCIVTACQEGFICTWARPGKVR
- the WDR20 gene encoding WD repeat-containing protein 20 isoform X2, which produces MAAEGGGKEMNEIKTQFTTREGLYKLLSHSEYSRPNRVPFNSQGSNPVRVSFVNVNDQSGNGDRLCFNVGRELYFYIYKGVRKAADLSKPIDKRIYKGTQPTCHDFNHLTATAESVSLLVGFSAGQVQLIDPIKKETSKLFNEERLIDKSRVTCVKWVPGSESLFLVAHSSGNMYLYNVEHTCGTTAPHYQLLKQGESFAVHTCKSKSTRNPLLKWTVGEGALNEFAFSPDGKFLACVSQDGFLRVFNFDSVELHGTMKSYFGGLLCVCWSPDGKYIVTGGEDDLVTVWSFVDCRVIARGHGHKSWVSVVAFDPYTTSVEESDPMEFSGSDEDFQDLHFGRDRANSTQSRLSKRNSTDSRPVSVTYRFGSVGQDTQLCLWDLTEDILFPHQPLSRARTHTNVMNATSPPAGSGGTNPGSNGNSITTPGNSVPPPLPRSNSLPHSAVSNAGSKSSVMDGAIASGVSKFATLSLHDRKERHHEKDHKRNHSMGHISSKSSDKLNLVTKTKTDPAKTLGTPLCPRMEDVPLLEPLICKKIAHERLTVLIFLEDCIVTACQEGFICTWARPGKVGLLSSQNQANSPSGTVV
- the WDR20 gene encoding WD repeat-containing protein 20 isoform X7, coding for MAAEGGGKEMNEIKTQFTTREGLYKLLSHSEYSRPNRVPFNSQGSNPVRVSFVNVNDQSGNGDRLCFNVGRELYFYIYKGVRKAADLSKPIDKRIYKGTQPTCHDFNHLTATAESVSLLVGFSAGQVQLIDPIKKETSKLFNEERLIDKSRVTCVKWVPGSESLFLVAHSSGNMYLYNVEHTCGTTAPHYQLLKQGESFAVHTCKSKSTRNPLLKWTVGEGALNEFAFSPDGKFLACVSQDGFLRVFNFDSVELHGTMKSYFGGLLCVCWSPDGKYIVTGGEDDLVTVWSFVDCRVIARGHGHKSWVSVVAFDPYTTSVEESDPMEFSGSDEDFQDLHFGRDRANSTQSRLSKRNSTDSRPVSVTYRFGSVGQDTQLCLWDLTEDILFPHQPLSRARTHTNVMNATSPPAGSGGTNPGSNGNSITTPGNSVPPPLPRSNSLPHSAVSNAGSKSSVMDGAIASGVSKFATLSLHDRKERHHEKDHKRNHSMGHISSKSSDKLNLVTKTKTDPAKTLGTPLCPRMEDVPLLEPLICKKIAHERLTVLIFLEDCIVTACQEGFICTWARPGKVGTSKLLSGCNLLTRKTFQLLLDLIDL
- the WDR20 gene encoding WD repeat-containing protein 20 isoform X1, with product MAAEGGGKEMNEIKTQFTTREGLYKLLSHSEYSRPNRVPFNSQGSNPVRVSFVNVNDQSGNGDRLCFNVGRELYFYIYKGVRKAADLSKPIDKRIYKGTQPTCHDFNHLTATAESVSLLVGFSAGQVQLIDPIKKETSKLFNEERLIDKSRVTCVKWVPGSESLFLVAHSSGNMYLYNVEHTCGTTAPHYQLLKQGESFAVHTCKSKSTRNPLLKWTVGEGALNEFAFSPDGKFLACVSQDGFLRVFNFDSVELHGTMKSYFGGLLCVCWSPDGKYIVTGGEDDLVTVWSFVDCRVIARGHGHKSWVSVVAFDPYTTSVEESDPMEFSGSDEDFQDLHFGRDRANSTQSRLSKRNSTDSRPVSVTYRFGSVGQDTQLCLWDLTEDILFPHQPLSRARTHTNVMNATSPPAGSGGTNPGSNGNSITTPGNSVPPPLPRSNSLPHSAVSNAGSKSSVMDGAIASGVSKFATLSLHDRKERHHEKDHKRNHSMGHISSKSSDKLNLVTKTKTDPAKTLGTPLCPRMEDVPLLEPLICKKIAHERLTVLIFLEDCIVTACQEGFICTWARPGKVIQQNTDMAVSRFSLHTCPVGAGAECRHSF